The proteins below come from a single Edaphobacter acidisoli genomic window:
- a CDS encoding heme exporter protein CcmB, whose protein sequence is MSYFIHLLTHLRKDLRLEWRSRDSINGMLFFALLVVVVFGLAFDPTGFPSTTRQVTGAILWVALLFASITALNQSWTRELRNQVLEAQRMTPAPASALFLGKALANMVFVLVVEAVMAPIFIVFFNLHPLGDVWLLALILPLGTWALIVNGTFFAALGLRARSRELLLPLLLLPISLPALLAMVQATTGVLSGDLDPIQINSWIKGIAGYDIIFTTACILLFETVLNAE, encoded by the coding sequence ATGAGCTACTTCATCCACCTGTTAACCCATCTCCGCAAGGACCTCCGCCTGGAGTGGCGCTCGCGCGATTCCATCAATGGAATGCTCTTCTTCGCGTTGCTCGTGGTCGTTGTCTTCGGTCTCGCGTTCGACCCGACCGGATTTCCTTCGACAACGCGACAGGTTACCGGTGCCATTTTGTGGGTTGCGCTACTCTTCGCTTCCATCACGGCGCTCAACCAATCGTGGACACGTGAGCTTCGCAATCAGGTCCTTGAGGCGCAACGTATGACGCCAGCGCCAGCATCTGCGCTTTTTCTTGGCAAAGCTCTCGCTAACATGGTTTTCGTCCTAGTCGTCGAGGCAGTCATGGCCCCGATTTTCATTGTCTTCTTCAATCTGCATCCGCTAGGAGATGTCTGGCTGCTTGCACTGATTCTCCCGCTGGGTACCTGGGCGTTGATTGTCAATGGCACGTTTTTTGCCGCGCTCGGTCTGCGGGCGCGTAGCCGTGAACTTTTACTACCACTATTGCTGTTGCCGATCTCCTTACCTGCTCTGCTGGCGATGGTGCAGGCAACCACGGGCGTGCTTTCAGGGGACCTCGACCCAATTCAGATCAACTCGTGGATCAAAGGCATCGCCGGCTATGACATCATCTTCACAACAGCCTGTATTCTTCTGTTCGAAACTGTACTGAACGCGGAGTAG
- the ccsA gene encoding cytochrome c biogenesis protein CcsA has protein sequence MSRRSILRIAAWPWLIASLAVLVIGFREAIFLTPADAAQGDIGRIFYYHVPSAMLSLVFPYVNFLASLAFLYWRRRDPLKALAADALALAAAEVAIVYTTVCLLTGMLWGRATWGIWWTWDYRLTAELLLWLLYVAYLAVRRYSATGQTQTIAAVLSIFAAIDVPINFMSIRWWRTQHPAPVFFGGPDSGMDKTMLPAFLWNFAGWALWGTFILIFRYVLERRRQAAEQEAALVAIEASLEISQ, from the coding sequence GTGTCACGTCGATCCATTCTCCGCATCGCCGCTTGGCCCTGGCTTATAGCAAGCCTTGCCGTACTCGTCATAGGCTTCCGCGAGGCTATCTTCCTTACGCCAGCCGACGCCGCGCAAGGCGACATCGGACGCATCTTCTACTACCACGTGCCCAGCGCCATGCTGAGCCTGGTCTTCCCTTACGTCAACTTCCTTGCCTCGCTGGCCTTCCTGTACTGGCGTCGTCGCGACCCCCTCAAAGCCCTCGCCGCCGATGCACTCGCCCTCGCCGCAGCCGAAGTCGCCATCGTCTACACCACTGTCTGCCTGCTCACCGGCATGCTGTGGGGACGCGCTACCTGGGGCATCTGGTGGACATGGGATTATCGCCTGACAGCCGAGCTTCTGCTCTGGCTGCTTTATGTCGCCTATCTTGCCGTGCGCCGCTACTCCGCCACCGGCCAGACCCAGACCATCGCTGCGGTTCTTTCGATCTTCGCGGCCATTGACGTCCCTATCAACTTCATGTCGATCCGCTGGTGGCGCACCCAACACCCAGCGCCGGTTTTCTTCGGCGGCCCCGATTCTGGTATGGATAAGACCATGCTTCCGGCCTTCCTGTGGAACTTCGCCGGGTGGGCGCTCTGGGGAACCTTCATCCTCATCTTCCGCTACGTTCTTGAGCGTCGCCGTCAAGCAGCCGAGCAGGAAGCAGCACTCGTCGCTATCGAAGCCTCTCTGGAGATCTCCCAATGA
- a CDS encoding YncE family protein: protein MPHLRQLVAATTLALLATVTGCSRYGFPTLPKGYQEYAYVTNGGSNTVTVLDLVYLRQDRTLQVGQDPSGIAANPRRNEVYAVNTQPDSSSGSVSVINAATNQVVAAISVHRLPYFIAVSPNGRRAYVPNAGSNSVSVLDLDRRREVATVSTGDQPGVARVSPDGRTLVVTNRGSNSVSLYDIAQPYSPSDTPELKLRATFSGCSGATDAVILPDSSKVFVACSGGHKIMAVQLAAAPGSWPARQDPTQLTDHLLTLLDVGKTPVHLALKPDGGEIFVSNFGSDSISEVDTWNNQVIGTYSVVNKPTGGIVAGNNSDLWVSNFSSDSLSLYSIDDGHVVNTVHTGSAPDSLAFSENQYLLLAADAHSGDVAVIRTQGKNGPGLFTILPSGRSPNAIAVKAIQHVQ from the coding sequence ATGCCCCATCTTCGCCAACTGGTTGCAGCCACCACGCTGGCCCTACTGGCTACCGTCACCGGCTGCTCCCGCTACGGATTCCCTACCCTTCCCAAGGGATACCAAGAGTACGCCTACGTTACCAATGGAGGTTCGAATACCGTTACGGTGCTCGACTTGGTATATCTGCGCCAGGACCGTACCCTGCAGGTTGGCCAGGATCCTTCAGGAATTGCTGCAAACCCGCGCCGCAATGAGGTTTATGCAGTCAACACACAGCCGGACAGCTCTTCTGGGTCAGTTTCGGTAATTAACGCTGCAACGAACCAAGTTGTAGCGGCTATCTCGGTGCACCGATTACCATACTTCATCGCGGTGTCACCCAATGGTCGCCGAGCCTACGTCCCCAATGCTGGCTCGAACTCGGTCAGTGTACTTGACCTTGACCGCCGCCGAGAAGTCGCCACCGTTAGCACCGGCGACCAGCCCGGTGTAGCCCGTGTCTCGCCCGACGGGCGCACCCTAGTTGTCACTAACCGTGGCTCGAACTCAGTCAGCCTTTACGACATTGCCCAACCCTATTCCCCCTCGGACACTCCTGAATTGAAGCTCCGCGCAACCTTCTCCGGATGCTCTGGTGCTACTGATGCTGTTATCCTTCCTGACTCGTCCAAGGTCTTCGTGGCGTGTTCCGGCGGACATAAGATCATGGCCGTTCAACTGGCGGCCGCGCCCGGATCATGGCCTGCGCGCCAGGACCCAACGCAGTTGACAGACCATCTGCTAACGTTGCTCGATGTCGGAAAGACGCCAGTTCATCTTGCGCTCAAACCAGACGGTGGCGAGATCTTCGTTTCAAACTTTGGCTCCGACTCTATCTCCGAAGTAGACACCTGGAACAACCAGGTGATCGGCACCTACTCGGTTGTCAACAAGCCGACAGGAGGGATCGTCGCCGGTAACAACAGCGATCTCTGGGTCTCAAACTTCAGTTCCGATTCCCTCAGTCTCTACAGCATCGACGACGGCCATGTCGTCAACACGGTACACACAGGCTCAGCTCCCGACTCGCTTGCCTTTTCGGAGAACCAGTATCTCCTACTTGCTGCCGATGCTCACTCGGGTGACGTGGCTGTGATCCGCACACAAGGCAAAAACGGACCGGGACTATTTACCATTCTTCCTTCTGGCCGATCCCCCAACGCAATCGCCGTCAAAGCCATTCAACACGTACAATAA
- a CDS encoding sodium:solute symporter family protein: MNLTIIDWLIMLVYFVFVLGIGFALKRYMRTSNDFFLAGRSIPAWVCGLAFISANLGAQEVIGMGASGAKYGIVTSQFYWIGAIPAMVFVGIFMMPFYYGSKARSVPEFLRLRFDEKTRAVNAFSFAIMTVISSGISMYAMALLIQTLGLFHGIIPDQYIFHVSIILSAVIVLGYIFLGGLTSAIYNEVLQFFLIVAGFAPLVWIGLKNVGGWQGIKRTLPATMTHSWRGMAHASTNTLGVEWVGLAMGLGFVLSFGYWCTDFLVIQRAMAADSEVSARRVPLIASIPKMFFPFLVILPGLIAVSVTSHMGVTHSAVYATTAPNGRVLPLDEQHPHGIIPQKIDPISGKPVVDSNGIPVYNYDLAIPMMLLNFFPTGILGLGLTALLASFMSGMAGNVTAFNTVWTYDIYQAYINKKATDEHYLWMGRMSTIGGILLSVGAAYAVTNFNNIMDALQLIFSIVNAPLFATFLLGMFWKRTTGHGAFTGLIAGTLAALVHHGLTLPAAATAGIHGGWIHIIHRYPSDMAQNFWTAIFAFGVNFVVTILVSLATRPRPEPELVGLVYSLTPKPVETHLSWYQKPSTLAIAVLAMLVLLNLVFA; this comes from the coding sequence GTGAATCTGACCATCATTGACTGGCTAATCATGCTGGTCTACTTCGTCTTCGTTCTGGGCATCGGCTTTGCCCTGAAGCGCTACATGCGCACCTCCAATGACTTCTTCCTTGCAGGGCGGTCCATTCCGGCATGGGTCTGCGGGCTGGCCTTCATCTCGGCCAATCTCGGAGCACAAGAGGTCATCGGGATGGGTGCTTCGGGCGCCAAATACGGTATCGTCACCAGCCAGTTTTATTGGATTGGAGCGATCCCCGCGATGGTTTTCGTCGGCATCTTCATGATGCCGTTCTACTACGGTTCGAAGGCCCGCTCTGTGCCTGAGTTTCTGCGCCTCCGCTTCGACGAAAAGACGCGTGCTGTCAATGCCTTCTCGTTCGCTATCATGACTGTGATCAGCTCGGGCATCTCGATGTACGCGATGGCGCTTTTGATTCAGACACTTGGGCTCTTTCACGGCATTATTCCTGACCAATACATCTTCCATGTCTCGATTATTCTGTCTGCCGTCATCGTGCTTGGATATATCTTTCTGGGCGGCCTCACAAGCGCCATCTATAACGAAGTGCTGCAGTTCTTCCTGATCGTTGCTGGTTTTGCGCCGCTGGTTTGGATTGGTCTCAAGAACGTCGGAGGATGGCAGGGAATAAAACGCACTCTTCCGGCGACAATGACGCACTCTTGGCGTGGTATGGCGCACGCTTCGACCAATACACTCGGCGTCGAATGGGTCGGTTTGGCGATGGGGCTTGGCTTCGTCCTGAGTTTTGGCTACTGGTGTACGGACTTCCTCGTTATTCAACGAGCCATGGCCGCGGACTCCGAAGTTTCGGCGCGTCGAGTGCCGCTGATTGCTTCCATTCCGAAGATGTTCTTTCCGTTTCTCGTGATTCTGCCTGGTCTGATCGCCGTGAGCGTAACCTCGCACATGGGCGTGACGCATTCTGCGGTGTATGCGACGACTGCGCCAAATGGCCGCGTCCTTCCTCTCGATGAGCAGCATCCTCACGGCATCATCCCGCAAAAAATTGACCCTATCAGCGGCAAGCCAGTGGTGGACTCGAATGGCATTCCGGTCTACAACTACGATCTCGCCATTCCGATGATGCTGTTGAACTTCTTCCCGACGGGTATTCTGGGCCTTGGACTGACCGCGCTGTTGGCTAGCTTTATGTCGGGTATGGCAGGCAACGTCACAGCATTCAATACTGTCTGGACGTATGACATCTATCAGGCATACATCAACAAGAAAGCCACGGATGAGCACTACCTTTGGATGGGCCGAATGTCGACCATTGGAGGTATTCTGCTGTCCGTCGGGGCAGCCTACGCGGTTACAAACTTCAACAACATCATGGACGCGTTGCAGTTGATCTTCTCGATCGTCAATGCGCCGCTGTTTGCTACTTTTCTGCTCGGAATGTTCTGGAAGCGCACCACTGGCCACGGCGCTTTCACTGGACTAATCGCAGGCACACTCGCGGCATTGGTACATCACGGTCTCACATTGCCAGCAGCCGCGACAGCAGGCATCCACGGCGGCTGGATTCATATCATTCATCGCTATCCCAGCGATATGGCGCAAAACTTCTGGACCGCAATCTTCGCGTTCGGGGTGAACTTTGTCGTCACCATTCTGGTGAGCCTGGCGACGCGACCAAGGCCTGAACCGGAGCTCGTCGGTCTTGTCTATTCGCTAACTCCTAAACCCGTTGAAACACACTTAAGCTGGTATCAGAAGCCTTCGACGTTGGCCATTGCCGTACTGGCAATGCTCGTCCTCCTTAACCTAGTTTTTGCCTAA
- a CDS encoding response regulator, with product MKAILLIDDNAIQAATRQTILKRAGYFVIAALNPERALEHIRNGDTTSAVSLVITDHFMPGMNGADFVKALRKTHPMLPVLVISGLDEAESEYAGLEVTFRLKPLLPDHLLASVHSLMQAGIAK from the coding sequence ATGAAAGCTATTTTGTTGATTGACGATAATGCTATTCAGGCAGCGACCAGACAGACAATCCTGAAGCGGGCCGGGTACTTCGTTATTGCCGCGCTCAATCCCGAACGAGCCCTTGAGCATATCCGAAACGGCGACACCACGTCCGCTGTCAGCCTCGTCATTACCGACCACTTTATGCCCGGAATGAATGGTGCAGACTTCGTGAAAGCCTTGCGCAAGACGCATCCTATGCTTCCTGTGCTAGTCATCAGTGGCCTGGACGAGGCCGAGTCGGAGTATGCAGGACTTGAGGTTACATTTCGACTCAAACCACTGCTGCCTGACCATCTACTAGCCAGCGTACATAGCCTGATGCAGGCCGGGATAGCAAAATAG
- a CDS encoding heme lyase CcmF/NrfE family subunit, whose amino-acid sequence MQSHPMPEFGWFSLLLALGLSVYTFVFGALSLWRTRRRPGIVIDDGSSRLGETARRAGVASFIALSCAAFALVWAAFTNDYSVAYILHHTNRALNPAYKFAALWSGQEGSLLLWAWLLSMYGFVLRMRHKVDVRLSAFASTILAGIQIFFLLLLNFAAPPFSIQPGPVAADGFGLNPLLQYPEMVMHPPLLYLGYVGFSVPFAFALGALMMRYPGEKWIHITRRWTMVTWLFLTCGIFMGAHWAYSVLGWGGYWGWDPVENASLMPWLTGTAFLHSVMMQEKRGMMKNWNVWLIFSTFMLTILGTLLTRSGIVSSVHAFAQSSIGDWFYGFIIIVFAVCLFTFFKQRDHLKSENRLESLVSRESSFLFNNLILLVACFTVLWGTLFPILSEYVQGSKVTMGAPFYNRVNLPIGLFLLFLTGIGPLLAWRSTSLRSMRRNFVLPLIAMGVALVTMLAVGLHPWNAGDDMRAAWFSLITFTLAAGVITAIASEFLRGAAVVHKQTGKNLLTSAILLVRRNTRRYGGYVVHFGIVVLFIGIAGGAFNQSHEQEMGYRDQMSIGPFRLVCQSFTQDSNPNYDTEYALLDVYKNNKKITQLAPERRFYKASETSSTIVALHSTLESDLYVIYEGRNPDTDRPIIKVFINPLMNWIWIGVAIVVFGTLLALVPSLTPGTARARAEAESLVAEVHHV is encoded by the coding sequence ATGCAATCCCATCCGATGCCGGAGTTTGGCTGGTTTTCGCTGCTCCTTGCCTTGGGACTGAGTGTCTATACCTTCGTCTTCGGGGCGCTCTCACTATGGCGGACACGACGCCGACCAGGCATCGTCATCGATGACGGCTCAAGCCGATTGGGTGAAACAGCGCGACGCGCCGGCGTCGCGAGCTTTATAGCGCTCAGTTGTGCTGCATTTGCGCTGGTGTGGGCTGCGTTCACCAACGACTACTCCGTCGCCTACATCCTGCACCATACCAATCGCGCACTGAATCCGGCGTACAAATTTGCTGCGTTGTGGTCTGGACAGGAAGGTTCGCTGCTGCTCTGGGCGTGGCTGCTTTCAATGTATGGTTTTGTGCTGCGTATGCGGCATAAGGTAGATGTCCGGCTTTCAGCTTTTGCGTCAACGATCCTCGCCGGAATCCAGATCTTCTTCTTGCTTCTTCTGAACTTTGCAGCGCCTCCATTTTCTATACAGCCCGGACCGGTCGCAGCTGATGGTTTTGGCTTGAATCCGCTGCTCCAATATCCCGAGATGGTAATGCATCCGCCGTTACTCTATCTCGGCTATGTAGGCTTCTCGGTCCCCTTCGCGTTTGCGTTGGGCGCGCTGATGATGCGCTATCCGGGCGAAAAATGGATACACATCACTCGCCGTTGGACCATGGTGACATGGCTCTTCCTGACCTGCGGCATCTTTATGGGTGCGCATTGGGCCTACAGCGTATTGGGTTGGGGCGGCTACTGGGGATGGGACCCTGTTGAGAATGCCTCACTGATGCCATGGCTCACCGGCACAGCATTTCTGCACTCGGTGATGATGCAGGAAAAGCGCGGCATGATGAAGAACTGGAACGTCTGGCTTATCTTCTCGACGTTCATGCTGACGATCTTGGGAACGCTACTGACTCGCTCCGGCATCGTCAGTTCGGTCCACGCCTTCGCGCAGTCCTCCATCGGCGACTGGTTCTACGGCTTCATCATCATTGTCTTCGCTGTTTGCCTGTTCACCTTCTTCAAGCAGCGCGATCATCTGAAGTCTGAGAACCGGCTAGAGTCGCTGGTTTCGCGCGAGTCGAGCTTCCTGTTTAACAACCTGATTCTGCTCGTCGCCTGCTTCACGGTGTTGTGGGGCACGCTGTTCCCCATCCTGTCCGAGTATGTGCAAGGGTCGAAGGTCACGATGGGCGCGCCGTTCTACAATCGCGTCAACCTTCCGATCGGGCTGTTTCTACTCTTTCTCACCGGAATCGGTCCGCTGCTCGCGTGGCGTTCAACCTCGCTGCGCTCCATGCGACGTAATTTTGTCTTGCCGCTCATCGCGATGGGTGTCGCGCTTGTGACAATGCTTGCCGTGGGGCTGCATCCGTGGAACGCAGGCGACGACATGCGCGCGGCATGGTTCTCGCTGATTACCTTCACGCTCGCCGCAGGCGTCATCACGGCAATCGCCTCCGAATTTCTGCGCGGCGCCGCCGTCGTTCATAAACAGACGGGCAAGAACCTGCTGACGTCTGCCATCCTGCTCGTTCGGCGCAACACTCGCCGCTACGGTGGTTATGTTGTTCACTTCGGCATCGTTGTCCTCTTCATCGGAATCGCTGGCGGAGCATTCAATCAATCGCACGAACAAGAAATGGGCTACCGCGACCAGATGTCGATTGGGCCATTTCGACTCGTCTGCCAGAGCTTCACCCAGGACAGCAACCCAAACTACGACACAGAGTACGCTTTACTCGATGTCTACAAAAACAACAAGAAGATCACTCAGCTAGCACCTGAACGCCGCTTCTACAAGGCCAGCGAGACATCCTCAACCATAGTCGCGCTTCATTCCACGCTCGAAAGTGACCTGTACGTTATCTACGAAGGCCGCAATCCGGACACGGACCGCCCGATTATCAAAGTGTTCATCAATCCGCTGATGAACTGGATATGGATCGGCGTGGCCATCGTCGTCTTCGGCACACTGCTGGCACTGGTTCCCAGCCTAACCCCAGGCACTGCCCGCGCACGCGCCGAGGCAGAGTCACTCGTGGCCGAGGTACATCATGTTTAA
- a CDS encoding cytochrome c-type biogenesis protein, with amino-acid sequence MFKRAICATMVCLLAVVMLGASPGSRFQKLGHEMMCACGCGQILLECNHVGCPDSDRMIGELRQQLSSGGSDEAVMNWFVAKYGPPILAAPMRGGFDNVAWITPFAVFLLATLGTGVLVWAWRSRTAARLPASGPAEIAGGDAMRERIRRETEY; translated from the coding sequence ATGTTTAAGCGCGCCATCTGCGCCACGATGGTCTGCCTGTTGGCGGTCGTCATGCTAGGCGCAAGCCCTGGCTCACGCTTTCAGAAGCTCGGCCACGAAATGATGTGCGCCTGTGGTTGCGGGCAGATATTGCTCGAATGCAACCACGTCGGCTGTCCCGACTCAGACCGCATGATCGGCGAGTTGAGGCAGCAGTTGTCCTCGGGTGGATCGGATGAGGCCGTAATGAACTGGTTCGTGGCCAAATATGGCCCGCCAATCCTCGCAGCACCGATGCGGGGCGGCTTTGACAACGTGGCATGGATTACACCTTTCGCAGTATTCCTGCTAGCAACACTCGGCACCGGAGTTCTCGTTTGGGCATGGAGATCGCGCACTGCCGCTCGTTTACCTGCCAGCGGCCCTGCTGAAATCGCCGGCGGCGACGCTATGCGCGAGCGAATTCGCCGTGAGACGGAGTATTGA
- a CDS encoding carboxypeptidase-like regulatory domain-containing protein produces MILSFSNLRRTAGIAALIAALSTFAFADSITGTVTNKTTNKPAAGDDVVLIRLSQGMQETTRTKTDSHGRFSLDVPDAQGIHLVRVTHDKATYFRPAPPGTQSVEIDVYDAAAKVEGVASEADVMRIQTDESGKSLNIVENFFVKNDSNPPRTQFSDRSFEFYLPDGAVVEGSAALAPGSMPVKASPIPVPGEPNHYAFIFPLRPGETRFQVTYRIPYSGSFKFSPRVMMPTDTLAIMMPKSMSFSAGASAPYAAVTEETTAQTYVARSVVPSQTLDFTVGGSGQLPRDDEQAASAGNAQSSGDNSAAADTRPGGGLGNPIDPQGKDDPWAKYKWWILGLLGLTMAVGAGVMLKNGPQPIAAGGAVAGAGQDTLLAAMKEELFSLETDRLQGRLSDAEYIEQKNALETVLKRALSRSERPAEASNTAEPYV; encoded by the coding sequence GTGATCCTTTCCTTTTCAAACCTCCGTCGCACTGCTGGTATTGCTGCGCTCATCGCGGCTCTTTCGACCTTTGCCTTCGCTGACTCCATTACTGGAACTGTCACGAACAAGACCACGAATAAGCCAGCTGCAGGCGACGATGTGGTGCTGATTCGTCTCTCCCAAGGTATGCAGGAGACAACGCGCACCAAGACTGACTCACACGGACGCTTCTCGCTCGACGTTCCCGACGCGCAGGGCATTCATCTAGTGCGCGTCACGCACGATAAGGCTACGTACTTCCGTCCCGCGCCTCCAGGAACTCAGTCGGTCGAGATTGATGTCTACGATGCTGCCGCTAAGGTTGAGGGTGTCGCCAGCGAAGCAGATGTGATGCGCATCCAGACCGACGAGAGCGGCAAGTCTTTAAACATCGTCGAAAATTTCTTCGTCAAGAATGACTCAAACCCACCGCGCACACAGTTCAGCGATAGGTCGTTCGAGTTCTATCTGCCGGATGGCGCAGTCGTCGAAGGTTCCGCCGCGCTCGCGCCAGGAAGCATGCCAGTCAAAGCTTCTCCTATTCCGGTTCCCGGCGAACCAAATCATTACGCGTTCATCTTCCCTCTTCGCCCCGGGGAGACGCGTTTCCAGGTCACATACAGAATTCCTTACTCCGGCAGCTTCAAGTTCTCTCCTCGCGTCATGATGCCAACCGATACGCTCGCCATCATGATGCCAAAGAGCATGTCGTTCTCCGCTGGAGCTTCCGCACCTTATGCCGCAGTCACCGAGGAGACAACGGCTCAAACCTACGTTGCAAGGAGCGTCGTTCCATCTCAGACTCTTGATTTCACCGTAGGCGGTAGCGGTCAGTTGCCCCGTGATGACGAACAAGCCGCTTCAGCCGGCAACGCTCAGTCTTCCGGAGACAACTCCGCCGCAGCCGATACGCGGCCCGGCGGCGGCCTTGGCAATCCAATTGACCCGCAGGGTAAGGATGATCCCTGGGCGAAGTACAAGTGGTGGATCCTCGGCCTGCTTGGACTGACAATGGCAGTTGGCGCGGGTGTCATGCTGAAAAACGGACCTCAACCTATTGCTGCAGGGGGAGCAGTCGCAGGCGCGGGGCAGGATACGCTACTGGCCGCAATGAAGGAGGAACTCTTCTCACTCGAAACCGACAGGCTGCAGGGACGCTTAAGCGACGCCGAGTATATCGAGCAGAAGAATGCTTTGGAGACGGTCCTCAAGCGCGCTCTTTCCCGAAGCGAACGTCCCGCCGAAGCGTCTAATACTGCTGAGCCGTACGTGTAG
- a CDS encoding zinc metalloprotease HtpX, with amino-acid sequence MNTFKSTLLLVLLTLFLIFVGGFIGGRNGMVLAFLLSVVFNFGTYFYSDKLALRMYNAQPVTREQLPRAYAAVERLTAKQGLPMPKIYVLPTESPNAFATGRNPQHASVAVTHGILELLNDEELEGVLAHELGHVRNRDILTSSIAATLAGAITLIARMGYWAALFGGYGGGDSRDRRGGGLGALLMLILAPIAATLIQLAVSRAREYEADATGAHVTGNPYALASALQKLDNYSKRIPMQASPTTAHLFIVAPLLGSGGFANLFSTHPPIKERIHRLIGRDFA; translated from the coding sequence ATGAACACCTTCAAATCGACGTTGCTGCTTGTGCTGCTGACACTCTTCCTGATCTTCGTAGGAGGCTTCATCGGCGGGCGAAACGGGATGGTGCTGGCGTTTCTGCTCTCCGTCGTCTTCAACTTCGGCACGTACTTCTACTCCGATAAGCTCGCGCTCAGGATGTACAACGCGCAGCCGGTCACGCGCGAACAGTTGCCACGCGCCTATGCGGCAGTCGAGCGCCTGACTGCGAAGCAGGGCCTGCCGATGCCGAAGATCTACGTGCTGCCCACCGAATCGCCCAACGCGTTTGCCACGGGTCGCAACCCGCAACACGCTTCGGTCGCCGTCACGCATGGCATTCTTGAATTGCTCAACGATGAGGAGCTCGAAGGCGTGCTGGCGCACGAGCTTGGCCATGTGCGCAACCGCGACATCCTAACCAGTTCCATCGCCGCCACGCTCGCCGGCGCAATCACGCTGATTGCGCGCATGGGCTACTGGGCTGCGCTGTTTGGCGGTTATGGCGGAGGCGACAGCCGCGATCGCCGTGGTGGCGGACTTGGGGCTTTGTTAATGCTTATCCTTGCGCCGATTGCCGCTACGCTGATTCAGCTCGCCGTTTCGCGTGCGCGGGAGTACGAAGCCGATGCGACTGGCGCGCACGTAACCGGCAATCCTTACGCGTTGGCGAGCGCGCTGCAGAAACTCGACAACTACTCGAAGCGTATTCCCATGCAGGCATCGCCCACGACCGCGCACCTGTTCATTGTTGCGCCTCTACTGGGCAGCGGCGGCTTCGCCAATCTTTTTTCCACCCATCCTCCCATCAAAGAGCGCATCCACCGTCTGATTGGAAGGGACTTCGCCTGA
- a CDS encoding DUF4149 domain-containing protein — translation MQTFLRAVRLLIMVLWVGGLCFFAFVVAPVAFSRLPSAHEAGLVVGGTLRILHWIGLIGGLVFCLANVWLWFRAEVPARLGFAIQFVLVGMMLIVTAYSQFSILPQMDRDQQIAGGIIEAAPLDNAGRIDFERLHPWSERLEGFVLLCGIGVVLVLSRESQWPETGKIKTI, via the coding sequence ATGCAGACCTTTCTTCGGGCCGTGCGGCTGCTGATCATGGTCCTGTGGGTTGGTGGACTCTGCTTCTTCGCGTTTGTGGTCGCTCCTGTTGCCTTTAGCCGCCTTCCCAGTGCGCATGAGGCCGGTCTTGTCGTCGGCGGAACGCTGCGGATACTCCATTGGATCGGCCTGATTGGCGGACTTGTATTCTGCCTTGCCAATGTGTGGCTGTGGTTCCGTGCCGAAGTTCCTGCGCGGCTCGGCTTTGCTATTCAGTTTGTTCTTGTAGGCATGATGCTGATCGTTACAGCCTATTCGCAGTTCAGCATCCTTCCGCAGATGGATCGCGATCAACAGATTGCTGGTGGCATTATCGAGGCGGCTCCGCTCGATAATGCCGGACGCATTGACTTCGAGCGGCTCCATCCCTGGTCAGAGCGTTTAGAGGGATTCGTCCTGTTATGCGGCATCGGCGTCGTGCTGGTACTGTCGCGTGAGTCGCAGTGGCCCGAGACGGGTAAAATCAAAACTATATGA